The window CTTTGGCAAGGGCCGTTTCAATCCGCTGCGGCGCAATGTTCTTCCCCCCCGACGTAATAATTAAATCCTTGATGCGGTCGGTGATGCGCAAAAAGCCGTCAGCGTCAAATTCACCCACGTCGCCGGTGCGGAACCAGCCATCCACAAACGCTTCGGCCGTGGCTTCTGGTTTGTTGTAATAGCCCTGCGTCACGCTGGGGCTTTTGACCAAAATCTCGCCATCCACGCCAAATTTCACCTGGCAGTCGGGAATGGGCCGGCCGCCTGTGCCAAATTTGAACGCTTTGGGCGTGTTAAATGTCACCATCGGCGACGTTTCCGTCAGCCCATACCCCTCACAGACCAACAGCCCGGCGGCAAAGAAAAATTCCTCAATCTCCCGCGCCAGCGGCGCGCCGCCGGCCGAAAAGAAATTCTTGGAGCCTCCCACCACGTCCCGAACCTTACTCAGGACCAGGCGGTCGGCCAGACGATGCTGCGCCGCCAGCCAGACGCCCACCGGCCGGTTATCCTTCAGCCGGTACTGATAGTCGCTGCCTACGCGGATGGCCCAATGAAACAATCTCTTCTTGACGGCCGAGCCTCGTTCCAAACCGGCGTAAGCGGCGGCATAGATTTTCTCGTAGAGGCGCGGCACGCTGACCATGACGGTGGGGCGCACCTCTTGCATTGTCTCAATCACCGCTTTGGGATTCGCCAGATAGTAGTTGACGGCGCCGGTTTTGAAGATGAAATAGGACCAGGTTCGCTCGTAGACGTGCGTCAGCGGCAGGAAGCACAGCGAGCGGTCGCCGGGACCAACAGTAAACTGCCCATCCATGGCCTTAAATTGATGGTAGATATTGGCGTGGGTGAGCATCACGCCCTTTGGTTCGCCGGTAGTGCCGGAGGTGTAGATGATGGTCGCCAGATCGTCGGCGGAGGCGGCGGACAATCGGGCTTCAATCTCCGGGCTGCTGGCTGGATCGGCGCCAAGCTGCAAAAATTGGCTGAAATGCAAGGAACGTTCACCTTGCAGTTTGGTGGTTTCGTCAAAGGAGATGATGGTTTGCAGGCTGGGTGAACGCTCGATGATGGCTTGAACTTTGTCGTAATGTTCCTGCCCACCGGTGAAGAGAATGGTGATGGCCGCTTCGTCTATGATGTAGGCGGCCTGGTGTTTGGTGTTGGTGGCGTAAATCGGCACACAAACGCCGCCCACGCTGAGAATGCCAAAATCGGCCAAGGCCCATTCTGGCCGGTTTTCGGCGAAAATACCGATGCGTGCGCCGGGCTGCACGCCCAGAGCCAGCAAGGCGCGGGCGATGGTATTTGTGGTTTCGCCCATCGTCTGATAGCTGATGGTTTGCCATTGCCCCCCTTGTTGGTAACGCATGGCGGGTTCGGCGGCGTAGGTTTGCGCACTTTGGCGTATGACAACAGCCAGGTGTTGGTTGTCCATATTTTCTCCTTTGGCGAAGGACCAAGTCTTATGCGGGAGTATGGCAGAAATGGCGAGATTGCATAGTGACAAACGTCATATCATGGGGGAAGAAAAACGGCCGTCTCCTGTCCGGGAACGGCCGTTAAGCGTCGTCGTCCACCACATCAGGCAGCGAAAACCGCAGCGGCCATCACTCTGGGGCTTTGGGAACCACAAATGCCGCCTGCTTGTCGGCGTCTTTTTCGTATTCCTTCTTTTGATTGCCCGTCCAGCTTTCAAAGCCGATGGCCCCGGATTCTTTCTCATTTTTGTCTTCTTCGGCGTTGTAAAAGACGAGGTAGGTCAACTGCTTCAAGGCGATAAAATCGGCCGACCGGTCCAGGGAGATGGTGCGATAAAAACGGCCGCGCCAGGTTCCGCTGTTCAGGTAAAGGACATCACGGCCCTCTACCACATCCAGCGGGCGCATCACTGGCATATGGGTGTGCCCGTACACCACAAAGCGGGTGGCGCTGTCCGGCCGTTTCCATTCTTCTTCATAAAAAGCGCCCTTTGTATAGCTGTCTACTGGGTCCTCGCTCATGCGCCGTTCAATGCTGGGCAGCAGCAGGCGCAGCAGCCTGTTGGAATCGGTCACGCGGGTCAACATTTCAATGACTTCGTTGAAGGGCGTGCGGCTAAAGAAGCGCAGCAGTTCGTCTACGCGGGTATTTGGGTTGCGCCAGTTCTTAACAAATTCCAGGTCGAACAGGTTATTGACGACAGTGTCCAGGGTTTTGTCCAGTGCTTCTAACACTGTGGGGTCATCCACCTGCCTCATTTTGGAGTAGAACCATTCCATCATGCGGCCTAACGGCCGTACATTGTCAATATCCTGCATCGCCATTACTAGCTCATCGCTGACAGTCGGGTATTCCGCTTGCAGCAGCCGCAGCGTGTGCGGCAAATTGACGGCAAACTCGGTGGCGATCACATCGCCAATGGGAACCTGCAAATGGTCTTCGCGGCCGTAGTTGGGCGAGCCGTTGTAATTGTAAACGTCATACTGATGGCCGTGCCGGGCAAATACGCCATAGGCGCTGTCCCTAAATTCATAGGGATACCACCATTCCATGCCATCCAAAATTTGCACCGTGTTGCCGTTCACCGTCAGGCCCAACATCTTGCGCAGTTCGTCACGCAGAGAGGGGTAGAGGTTGATCAGGCGGTCGTGGTTGCCCACCACAAAAATAATCTGCACCGGTATCGCGCGCCCCACCTCATCGTGGATGATTTTGTGGAAGTTGCGGAAAATTCAAACGTGGCCCAATTCTGGTAGAGGATGCTGTTTTTCGGCACATCGGCGCGGCGGTCGGAGTCCGGGAAGCGGCCCAAAATGTCCAGGCAGCGCCGCTCTGTGCGGCTGCCCAGGCGCGGGTTGGGAATGTCGCGCAGGGCGTTGGCCCCCCACGGCCGATCTTCAGGCGCTTCCTCGAACCATTGTTCGGAACGGATCAGGTCCGGGATATCGCCCAACAGCAAGAGCTTCATCTCGGTGGCCTTGTTTTTCCGGGCCAGCGAGATGATCTTGGAAATGAACACCTGCTCGAAGGCTTTGGCCGGCAGGTTGTGGTCGCCGGCGGTGGCGTCTACAAAATGTAAATCGCTGATGACGACTAGCATGGGAACCTCGCTTGAAAATAGAGGCGTCAAATCTTAAAGATTTGACACCTCTAAACCAGTTCATTTCAGATATTTCTCAAACCAGCGCAGGATGTGGTTCAGGCGGACGATGCGGCGGTCGGTGCGGCCGACGCGGGAGAGGCCGTGCGGTTCGTCGGGGAACAGCACCAGTTCGGTGTCTACGCCCAGCCGTTTCAGGGCCACAAAAACTTGTTCCCCTTGCTCCTGGGCGACGCGGTAATCGGCCTGACTGTGGATGACGAGGGTAGGCGTCTGGGCATTGCCGATGTATTTCATGGGCGACAGCCGCCAATACTGTTCCAGGTTGTCGAAGGGGGGTTTGTCCTGGCCGATGGTCTGTTGGAAGGCCCAGTTGAAATCGCTGGACCCCCACATGCTGACCAGGTTATTCACGCTGCGTTGGGTAACGGCCGCTTTAAACCGCTGCGTGCGCCCAATGATCATGCTGGTCATGTAGCCGCCGTAGCTGCCACCGGTGACGCCCATGCGGTTGACGTCTATGTAGGACTGCCCGGCCATGTAGTCGGTCCAGGCCATCACGTCGTCATAATCTACCGTGCCCCAATTGTGCCAGATGGCCTTGCTGTGTTCATCGCCATACCCCTGCCCGCCGCGTGGGTTGCTGAAATAAACCACGTAGCCGTGGGCGGCCAGGAAGAAAAATTCGTGCATGAAGGCGTTGCCATACTGCACCTGCGGCCCGCCGTGAATTTGCAGGATGGATGGGTAAGTCTGCGCCGGGTCGAAATCGGGCGGGAACAAAATCCAGCCGTGCAGGTCGTAGCCATCATACGCTTTGAACCACACTTCTTCGATCTGGCCCAGGTGCAGCCGTTTGAGCCAGTTCTCGTTGAAGCGGCTGAGTTGGCGGGAACGGCCGTTTTCCCTATCCCAGACATACAGTTCACCCGGCCGGGTCATGGTGTTAAGTACGTAGGCCATTTTCTGCTGGGCGGCGTCCCAGGTGTAAGGGCCAAGCTGGCCGGGATCGGGCAGCAGCCGTTCGATGGCCGGTTGGCCGTCCAGCGTGGCGCGGTAGAGGGCGGTGTCGCCGTGGCGCGAAGCCTGGAAGAAGATAGATTGGCCGTCGTTGGCCCAGGTGGGTGGCATTTGCACGCCGCCGGCCATGTCGCCGCTGGTCACATCTACGCAGTGCAAGTCGGCGGCGGCGGTGAGGTTGCGCGCCGGTGCGCCGTCCACGTCGGAGCCAACGATCCAAAGGCTTACGTTGCGCCACCATTGGCCTTCGCCGTCCACACCCAGGTAGGCCAGGGCACGGCCGTCTGGCGAATAAGCCAGCGCGCCCAACGGTCCGACCGGGGTGGGGATGAGCCGCATCTCGCCCCCCTCGGCCGGGATGACATACACGTCGTCGCGGTCGGGCGTCTGGTCGGGGTCGGGCTGGCGGTTGGAGGTAAAGGCGATGAAACGGCCGTCTGGCGACCAGACCGGGTTCACTTCGTCATGGTTCTCGCTGTCGGTTAGTTGGGTGGCTTTGCCATTTTGGGCATCAATGGTCCAGATGTGCCAGCGCTCGTCGGGCAGGTAGCCTTCGCCGTCCATCTTAAAAAAGGTGCGGCTGGTCACGTGGCGGGCGACGACGCCTAATTTTTTCTTTTGCTCATCGCTCTCCCGTTCCAGGGCGGCTTTGTCCGGTTTGCGGAAGGTGCACAACAGGCGACGGCCGTCGGGCGACCAATCCAGGCTGCCAAACTGCCCTTTCAGGCTGGTTAACGGCCGGGCCTCGCCGCCGTTCACCGGGATGAGATACACCTGCATCTGCCTTTCATTCTGGCGATTGGAGAGGAAAGCAATGGTACGGCCGTCGGGCGACCAGCGCGGCGATGTATCTACCTGGTCGCCATAGGTGAACTGCTGCGGGCGACCCGGTCCGGTGGGGGCCAACCACAAATTGCTGAATTTCTTTTCGGTTTTGGGGTCAATGCGCTGCACGGCGGTGATGACGGCACGGCCGTCAGGGGCAATGCGCGCATCGGTGATCAGGTTGAAACGGTACAAATCTTCGGCGGTCAAATGACGTTTGGGTTTTGTGGGCATACATTCCTCCAATGGGATTCGATAATCATCTAACACCGCAATGGTAACGCATGAATGGCCTGTCTGGCAAACAACAAAGGCGTCAGGGCGGGTTCAGCCAGCCACGCGCCAGCGCCAACAGCATCAGGGCAATGGCCGCAAGGGTAAACGTGGCCGTGCCGCCAAACATCACCATACCGCCCCAGCGATCAAACACGTAGCCGGTGATGGCGCTGCTAAACAACGGGGCCAGCCCCACAAAACAGGCGCCCATGATCGCCTGGGCGGTGGATTTCCAGGCGTCGGGCGTGCGCTGGTTGATGAGGTGAACAATGGTTACAAAAAACAGACCATACCCCACCCCCTTCAGCGTGGAGACGGCCAACAAAGCGTTGGGGGTGCGCGAAAGGGCGAATCCATAGACGGACACGGCAATAACCACCATCGCCAGCAGCAGCGTCCAGGGGGCGCCCAGACGGCGCATGATACGGGCGCTGCTCAGCATGATCGGCACTTCGGCCAGCGCCGACAGACCAAACATCCACCCGACGCTGCTGCGCGAACCACCCAGTTCGGTCATAAAAATGCCGCCAAAGATAAAGGTCGAAATTAACGAGACGCCAGTTAGGAAGGCGACGACAAACAACGTTAACAGGCCTGGCTCGCGCAGCAGCAGCCAGGCGGAACCGGCTGGCTGGCGGTCGCCGACCGGTTTTTCTTCCAGGTACATGATGAGCAAAACACAGGGAACGGCCGTTGCCGCCGCCACCCAAAACATCGGCGCGTAGCCCAACTGCTGCCAGGCCAGGCCACAAATGATCGAGACCAACGCAAATCCCAAAGAACCCCACAGGCGCATCGCCCCGAAACTGAGGTGATGGGTGACGGCCATTTCGGCCACCAGGCCATCGCCAATCGGGCTGGTTGGGCTGCGAAAAATCGCCAACAAAGCCATCACCGGGAAAAAGCCAAAGAAGCTTTGCGGCCAGCGCAGCAGCAGCAGCGCCACAATCCAGCCAATCAGGGATATTTGCAGCAAGCGCAAACGCCAGCCGCGTCTGTCGGCCAGCGCCGAAAGGAAAGGCCCCAAAATGAGCGCCGCCAGGGGATTAAACACGGCCAATATGCCAACTTCTAATCCGCTCAGGCCGCGTGTGTCGGACAGGTAGACGTTTAGAAAGGGGTCGTAAACGGCAACAAAACTCCAATAGAACCAATAAAAGAGAGAACCCAGACTCGCAGGAGCCAGGGAAAGCCCATAGAAGCGGCGTGCAGACATTAATTCGTTTGCTCCAAAAGGGGGGATAAAAGTGACTTTAGGGTTGGTCCGATTGTGGCAGAGTAAAAAAGAAGGTACTCCCCTGGCCGGGTTTGCTTTCTACGCCGACGCTGCCGCCTAATTTTTGGATGATTCGCTGGACGACCGACAGGCCCAGCCCATGACCTTCAACCTTGCGCGGTTCCAGTCGTTCAAACGGCGTAAACAGCCGCCGGACATCGGCGGCGGAAATTCCCCCGCCGTTATCGCGCACCCAAAAACGGATGAGGTTATCGGGCTGGATGGTTGCGCCGAGTTCCAAACAGGGGGGACGGCCGCCATATTTGACGCCATTGCTGATGTAGTTGGCCCACACTTCTTCAACCCAGGGGGCATAACCAACGGCCGTCGGCCATTGCTCCGGGTATCTGATTTCTACCTGGTTGGTTTCGATGAGAAAGTCCAGCCGTTTGCATGTTTCGCGGATAATTCTTTGCATGTCCAGCGGCGCCACCACCACTTGTTGTTGGCGAATACCGGCCAATAGGAGCAGCTCTTCAATGATGCGGTTCATCTTCATGCCCGATTCCAAGATGCGCTCCAGATGGTGGCGGCCGCGATCTTCCATTTCGTCGCTGAAATACTTCTGTACCAGTTCGGTGTAACCGACAATCGCCGCCAGCGGGTTTTTCAGGTCGTGGGCGACGGTGTGGGCAAAGGCGTCTAGTTCCTCGTTGCGGGCTTGTAATTCGGCGGTGTATTCTTGCAGACGTTGGCGCTCGATTTCTAGCTGCCGCAAATTGGCGTATTCCTGGCCGCGCAGCCGTTTTTTCTCCAGGGCAGCGTTCAGGCGGGCATTGAACAAGATGGGGTTGAACGGTTTGATAAGGTAATCTTCGGCCCCCATTTCGATGCAGCGCACGGCGTTGTCCAATTCGTCCTGCGCGGAAATGACGATGACCGGCAGGTTGATGAGCCAGTTGTGGTCTTTCATTGCCTGCAACACCTGGAAGCCGTTCATTTCGGGCATCACGATGTCTAGCAGCATGAGGTCGTAACGGCCGTTCATCACCGCGTCTAGCGCTTCACGGCCGTTGCCCGCCTCTGTGGTCGCATGCCCTTGCTGCTGCAAGACGTGGGCCATTTTCAGCCGATTCAGGCGATTGTCATCAACGATGAGGATGTGTCCTTGCGGCTTTTCAGGCATAATCGTCATTTTTTCAGACCGATATTCAGTTTTCAGCCCGTGTTTTCCAGAGATAACGCTGACTCAAAACTGGTCACTGAATACTGGTCACTGAATACTGGTCACTGACTACTAATTACGATTACTGATTACGATAACTACTGCTGCCCTGTCTCCAGGGCTTG of the Candidatus Leptovillus gracilis genome contains:
- a CDS encoding long-chain fatty acid--CoA ligase, which encodes MDNQHLAVVIRQSAQTYAAEPAMRYQQGGQWQTISYQTMGETTNTIARALLALGVQPGARIGIFAENRPEWALADFGILSVGGVCVPIYATNTKHQAAYIIDEAAITILFTGGQEHYDKVQAIIERSPSLQTIISFDETTKLQGERSLHFSQFLQLGADPASSPEIEARLSAASADDLATIIYTSGTTGEPKGVMLTHANIYHQFKAMDGQFTVGPGDRSLCFLPLTHVYERTWSYFIFKTGAVNYYLANPKAVIETMQEVRPTVMVSVPRLYEKIYAAAYAGLERGSAVKKRLFHWAIRVGSDYQYRLKDNRPVGVWLAAQHRLADRLVLSKVRDVVGGSKNFFSAGGAPLAREIEEFFFAAGLLVCEGYGLTETSPMVTFNTPKAFKFGTGGRPIPDCQVKFGVDGEILVKSPSVTQGYYNKPEATAEAFVDGWFRTGDVGEFDADGFLRITDRIKDLIITSGGKNIAPQRIETALAKDHYIEQFIAIGDRRKFISALVVPNFVALEQYAQAQGIAFTAVSDLVQHPDVIAFYRQRIEAASQELANYERVKAFTLLPASFSQETGELTPTQKIKRKVVAQKYAAHIESMYPAD
- a CDS encoding S9 family peptidase — encoded protein: MPTKPKRHLTAEDLYRFNLITDARIAPDGRAVITAVQRIDPKTEKKFSNLWLAPTGPGRPQQFTYGDQVDTSPRWSPDGRTIAFLSNRQNERQMQVYLIPVNGGEARPLTSLKGQFGSLDWSPDGRRLLCTFRKPDKAALERESDEQKKKLGVVARHVTSRTFFKMDGEGYLPDERWHIWTIDAQNGKATQLTDSENHDEVNPVWSPDGRFIAFTSNRQPDPDQTPDRDDVYVIPAEGGEMRLIPTPVGPLGALAYSPDGRALAYLGVDGEGQWWRNVSLWIVGSDVDGAPARNLTAAADLHCVDVTSGDMAGGVQMPPTWANDGQSIFFQASRHGDTALYRATLDGQPAIERLLPDPGQLGPYTWDAAQQKMAYVLNTMTRPGELYVWDRENGRSRQLSRFNENWLKRLHLGQIEEVWFKAYDGYDLHGWILFPPDFDPAQTYPSILQIHGGPQVQYGNAFMHEFFFLAAHGYVVYFSNPRGGQGYGDEHSKAIWHNWGTVDYDDVMAWTDYMAGQSYIDVNRMGVTGGSYGGYMTSMIIGRTQRFKAAVTQRSVNNLVSMWGSSDFNWAFQQTIGQDKPPFDNLEQYWRLSPMKYIGNAQTPTLVIHSQADYRVAQEQGEQVFVALKRLGVDTELVLFPDEPHGLSRVGRTDRRIVRLNHILRWFEKYLK
- a CDS encoding MFS transporter, producing the protein MSARRFYGLSLAPASLGSLFYWFYWSFVAVYDPFLNVYLSDTRGLSGLEVGILAVFNPLAALILGPFLSALADRRGWRLRLLQISLIGWIVALLLLRWPQSFFGFFPVMALLAIFRSPTSPIGDGLVAEMAVTHHLSFGAMRLWGSLGFALVSIICGLAWQQLGYAPMFWVAAATAVPCVLLIMYLEEKPVGDRQPAGSAWLLLREPGLLTLFVVAFLTGVSLISTFIFGGIFMTELGGSRSSVGWMFGLSALAEVPIMLSSARIMRRLGAPWTLLLAMVVIAVSVYGFALSRTPNALLAVSTLKGVGYGLFFVTIVHLINQRTPDAWKSTAQAIMGACFVGLAPLFSSAITGYVFDRWGGMVMFGGTATFTLAAIALMLLALARGWLNPP
- a CDS encoding response regulator; the protein is MTIMPEKPQGHILIVDDNRLNRLKMAHVLQQQGHATTEAGNGREALDAVMNGRYDLMLLDIVMPEMNGFQVLQAMKDHNWLINLPVIVISAQDELDNAVRCIEMGAEDYLIKPFNPILFNARLNAALEKKRLRGQEYANLRQLEIERQRLQEYTAELQARNEELDAFAHTVAHDLKNPLAAIVGYTELVQKYFSDEMEDRGRHHLERILESGMKMNRIIEELLLLAGIRQQQVVVAPLDMQRIIRETCKRLDFLIETNQVEIRYPEQWPTAVGYAPWVEEVWANYISNGVKYGGRPPCLELGATIQPDNLIRFWVRDNGGGISAADVRRLFTPFERLEPRKVEGHGLGLSVVQRIIQKLGGSVGVESKPGQGSTFFFTLPQSDQP